A DNA window from Vibrio cidicii contains the following coding sequences:
- a CDS encoding DUF2982 domain-containing protein, translated as MQTLQLCNYDFSLNSAKGRGLIGGFLAAALLLLSLSTSWLQAFVAITLLLFLALLGIYLMLRSQVKYTLTATHFQQHLFKGGWVVKWRNIEKIGVCTVETQGWHQPLPWIGIKLKDYTPYLDAICPRVASEILLSQRALLYLGAHQHQCINQFEDMVLNSDPVHIGDERLYTGLKAMLANRMRYQRRFFDYDIFISAQDLDREADDFVGLVRRYLAAAEPD; from the coding sequence ATGCAAACGCTGCAATTGTGCAACTACGATTTCAGTCTCAACTCGGCTAAAGGTCGGGGCTTGATTGGCGGATTCTTGGCCGCCGCTTTACTGCTTTTGTCTCTCTCTACCAGTTGGTTACAAGCTTTTGTCGCCATCACACTGCTGCTTTTTCTAGCCTTACTTGGCATCTACTTAATGCTGCGCAGCCAAGTGAAATACACCCTTACCGCCACTCACTTTCAACAACACCTATTTAAAGGCGGTTGGGTGGTAAAATGGCGCAATATTGAAAAAATTGGCGTCTGCACTGTTGAGACACAAGGTTGGCATCAACCGCTACCTTGGATCGGCATTAAACTCAAAGACTACACGCCCTATCTGGATGCGATTTGTCCCCGAGTCGCCAGCGAAATTCTCCTCAGTCAACGAGCCCTACTTTACTTGGGCGCACATCAACATCAGTGTATAAACCAATTTGAAGATATGGTGCTCAACTCAGATCCCGTCCACATTGGCGATGAGCGTTTGTATACCGGATTAAAAGCGATGCTCGCCAACCGCATGCGTTATCAGCGGCGTTTTTTTGATTACGACATTTTTATTTCGGCACAAGATTTGGATCGGGAAGCCGACGATTTTGTCGGGCTGGTCCGGCGCTATTTAGCCGCCGCCGAACCAGATTAA
- a CDS encoding TRAP transporter substrate-binding protein: MSLIQQSLKRVLKSTAVAAALALLATSANAAEKVYRLKLAETWGPNFPIFGDATKNMAKMAEEMSNGRLQIRIDSANKHKAPLGVFDMVKSGQYDMGHSASYYWKGKVPNTLYFTSMPFGMLPMEQYAWFYYGGGMELMEKVYAPHNMLSFPGGNTDTQMGGWFQKEINSVDDLQGLKMRIPGFAGEILAELGAKPTNIAPGELYTSLERRTIDALEWVGPSLDLRMGFHKIAPYYYTGWHEPATELQFLVNQRTWERLPDDLKAILLVSMKTAAYDMYTQSKHENGKNWASIKSEYPNVQVKDFPPAVMSAMRAANDKLLKEHAEKDALAKEIQESQAAYLKQVRPWTDISTRAYLNGQAQ; this comes from the coding sequence ATGAGTCTTATCCAACAATCTCTAAAACGTGTGCTGAAAAGTACTGCCGTGGCGGCCGCTTTGGCACTGCTTGCGACATCAGCCAATGCGGCAGAAAAAGTGTATCGCCTGAAATTGGCAGAAACGTGGGGGCCCAATTTTCCCATCTTCGGTGATGCGACCAAAAATATGGCGAAAATGGCAGAAGAGATGTCCAACGGACGTTTGCAGATCCGTATCGACTCTGCCAACAAGCACAAAGCACCGCTTGGCGTGTTCGACATGGTGAAGTCAGGACAGTACGACATGGGGCACTCTGCGTCTTATTACTGGAAAGGTAAAGTGCCGAACACGCTCTACTTTACGTCAATGCCGTTTGGTATGTTGCCGATGGAACAATACGCTTGGTTCTATTACGGCGGCGGCATGGAGTTGATGGAGAAAGTGTACGCACCGCACAACATGCTGTCTTTCCCGGGGGGTAACACGGATACCCAAATGGGCGGCTGGTTCCAAAAAGAGATCAACTCGGTCGACGATCTGCAAGGGTTGAAGATGCGCATTCCCGGTTTTGCAGGCGAAATCTTAGCCGAGCTTGGCGCGAAACCGACCAACATTGCACCGGGTGAACTGTATACCTCACTTGAGCGTCGCACGATTGATGCACTTGAGTGGGTTGGCCCGTCACTGGATTTACGCATGGGCTTTCACAAAATTGCCCCTTATTACTACACAGGTTGGCATGAGCCAGCGACTGAGTTGCAATTTCTGGTCAACCAGCGTACTTGGGAACGCTTGCCTGATGACCTGAAGGCAATTCTATTGGTATCAATGAAAACCGCGGCGTACGACATGTATACCCAGTCCAAACATGAAAATGGTAAGAACTGGGCATCGATCAAATCTGAATACCCCAATGTTCAAGTGAAAGACTTCCCGCCAGCGGTGATGTCTGCGATGCGTGCAGCTAACGACAAGTTGCTCAAAGAGCATGCTGAGAAAGATGCACTTGCCAAAGAGATCCAAGAATCGCAAGCGGCTTATCTCAAGCAGGTTCGTCCTTGGACCGACATTTCTACCCGCGCGTACCTAAATGGTCAAGCGCAATAA
- a CDS encoding TRAP transporter small permease subunit yields the protein MRSLIYIERLFNRFGDFLGWLASILFVVLLANVVYDVIMRYAFNDVSIAFQELEWHLFSAVFLLGIPYALKAGGHVRVDLFYENLSHRAQATIDLLGTIVFLIPFCLLVTWFGIDFAKESYALGETSGDPGGLPYRWIIKAMIPLSFAFMAISGVGLMLHSLNKIVNPHLLHLSNSDKS from the coding sequence ATGAGAAGTCTGATCTATATCGAGCGTCTGTTTAATCGTTTCGGGGACTTCCTCGGATGGCTTGCCAGCATATTGTTTGTGGTTCTGCTCGCCAACGTGGTATACGACGTCATCATGCGTTATGCCTTCAACGATGTGTCCATCGCCTTTCAAGAGTTGGAATGGCACCTGTTTTCCGCGGTTTTCCTGCTGGGTATCCCTTATGCGCTAAAAGCGGGCGGGCATGTTCGCGTTGACCTCTTTTACGAAAATCTTTCTCATCGCGCGCAAGCGACCATTGACTTGCTGGGAACGATCGTTTTCCTCATTCCGTTTTGTCTTCTAGTGACTTGGTTTGGTATCGACTTTGCCAAAGAGAGCTATGCACTGGGAGAAACCTCCGGCGATCCGGGTGGGCTGCCCTATCGTTGGATAATCAAAGCGATGATCCCACTCTCATTTGCCTTCATGGCCATCAGTGGCGTCGGTTTGATGTTGCATTCGCTCAACAAGATCGTCAATCCGCACTTGTTGCACCTTTCAAATTCAGATAAGTCGTAG
- a CDS encoding TRAP transporter large permease subunit, with product MIGIVMFFVALFALLLGFPVAFTFGGIALLFGVWAEGVEIFAFMPYRIQSIMENTVLMAVPLFVFMGLVLQKTRLAEQLLESMGRLFGGVRGGIAISTVLVGTLLAASTGVVGASVVAMGLISLPVMLKYNYDKGLACGTICASGTLGQIIPPSIVLILLGDVLGVPVGDLFQAAVWPGIVLVGVYVVYILIYAKLNPQAAQPIERDDSISRREEVIKALKAVIPPLALIVVVLGSIFAGVATPTESAALGGAGAIVLSLLYRQFSWKMVYESAKETVNVTAMVFAILLGATAFSMAFTYTGGDLLVEEWMLNIPGEKWGFLIVTMLVILILGFFIDFVEICFIIVPILAPVAETLGINMTWFAILVAMNLQTSFLTPPFGFSLFYLKGVAPAGVTTRDIYRGVVPFIGLQILVLASLLLFPEFYGMG from the coding sequence ATGATCGGAATTGTGATGTTTTTTGTCGCGCTGTTTGCGTTGCTGCTCGGCTTTCCTGTGGCGTTCACCTTTGGCGGTATCGCACTTTTATTTGGTGTGTGGGCGGAAGGAGTAGAGATCTTTGCCTTCATGCCATACCGCATTCAATCCATCATGGAAAATACCGTATTGATGGCGGTGCCACTGTTTGTCTTTATGGGCTTGGTGCTGCAAAAAACGCGCTTGGCGGAACAACTGCTGGAATCGATGGGGCGTCTTTTTGGTGGTGTGCGCGGTGGTATCGCGATTTCTACCGTGTTGGTGGGAACGCTGCTCGCGGCATCGACGGGTGTCGTTGGTGCGTCTGTAGTGGCAATGGGCCTTATTTCGTTGCCTGTCATGCTCAAATACAACTATGACAAAGGGTTGGCGTGTGGAACCATCTGTGCATCGGGTACTTTGGGACAGATTATTCCGCCATCGATCGTACTGATTTTATTGGGCGATGTGCTCGGTGTGCCAGTCGGCGACTTGTTCCAAGCCGCCGTTTGGCCGGGCATTGTGCTGGTGGGCGTGTACGTGGTTTACATCCTTATCTACGCCAAACTCAATCCACAAGCAGCGCAGCCGATTGAACGTGATGATTCGATCAGCCGCCGTGAGGAAGTGATCAAGGCGCTCAAAGCGGTCATTCCACCCCTCGCGCTGATCGTGGTGGTTTTGGGGTCGATCTTTGCCGGGGTGGCGACACCAACCGAATCGGCAGCGCTGGGCGGTGCGGGTGCAATCGTTCTGTCACTGCTTTATCGCCAGTTTAGTTGGAAAATGGTGTACGAATCGGCCAAAGAAACGGTCAATGTAACCGCGATGGTGTTTGCGATTTTGCTTGGTGCCACCGCGTTTTCCATGGCCTTTACTTACACCGGCGGCGATCTGTTAGTCGAGGAGTGGATGCTCAATATTCCCGGTGAGAAATGGGGCTTTTTGATCGTCACCATGCTGGTGATCTTAATCCTTGGCTTCTTTATCGATTTCGTTGAGATCTGCTTCATTATTGTGCCTATTTTAGCGCCAGTGGCTGAGACGTTGGGCATCAACATGACTTGGTTTGCTATTCTGGTGGCGATGAATTTACAAACCTCCTTCCTGACCCCGCCGTTTGGTTTTAGTCTGTTCTACCTTAAAGGGGTGGCGCCAGCGGGGGTGACCACGCGGGATATTTATCGCGGTGTTGTGCCATTCATCGGCTTACAAATATTAGTACTTGCCTCATTGCTGCTGTTTCCAGAATTTTATGGCATGGGCTAG
- a CDS encoding MarR family transcriptional regulator, producing the protein MEKHEEVLIAIRQIIRAIDLHSKKLNKISGLTGPQLILMRAIKELGEVTIRQLANHTNMSQATATAILDRLERNGYVERVRSKEDKRKVHAHLTADGERILKQAPMPLQENFISEFQKLEDWEQSLLLSSVQRISSMMSAEQIDVSPILELGSIKPE; encoded by the coding sequence TTGGAAAAACACGAAGAAGTTCTCATCGCCATCAGACAGATCATCCGCGCCATCGATTTACATTCGAAGAAGCTCAATAAAATTTCTGGACTGACTGGCCCTCAGCTTATTTTGATGCGTGCAATCAAAGAGTTAGGCGAAGTTACCATTCGCCAACTGGCCAACCATACCAATATGAGCCAAGCAACCGCCACGGCAATTCTGGACCGTTTGGAAAGAAACGGGTATGTAGAGCGAGTTCGCAGCAAAGAAGATAAACGCAAAGTACACGCCCATCTCACTGCCGACGGGGAGCGCATTCTCAAGCAAGCGCCAATGCCATTGCAGGAAAATTTCATCTCTGAGTTTCAGAAATTGGAAGATTGGGAGCAGTCACTGCTACTTTCGTCTGTGCAGCGAATCTCCAGCATGATGAGCGCAGAGCAAATTGATGTATCCCCCATTCTTGAACTGGGTAGCATCAAGCCAGAGTAA
- a CDS encoding methyl-accepting chemotaxis protein: MKLTLKQKLIGASLSAVVIMAAALTWLSAGQLSNQTRNGVYARAQSLGEAAAQGISDWISIRKNIAKAFNDYSEESDVVPYLQQARKAGGFDDIFLGTPAGEMYRSHPERNRADYDPRVRPWYKDATAAGKQIITTAYQDAITNALLVTIAEPVRHNGKLVGVVGADVLIDQLINDVISLDAGKNAHAMLIDTQDGTFLAHPNKALSLKPVNTLLKQFTMQDIERAASQGAIEEAIVNGQQKLFYFVKVPQTSWMFAIEMDRATEEASLSQLMREMLITATLITAAVIAAVYWLVGFLFRDLGRVSHALEEIASGEGDLTQRLEPRSDDEVGKLAENFNRFVGNMHTMVSKLSEVSASLSEQAKMTAQQAEERSQRISLQQDEINMVATAVNEMAAATQEIAGNADHTAQNAEEAVSACVHGSSQVTQTQGSIQNLSEEVQVATNVIQELEAHGNSINTILSTIQGIAEQTNLLALNAAIEAARAGEQGRGFAVVADEVRVLSQRTHASTQEIQQTIEKLQGTTSQAVGIMDDSRALALTSVDDANSAAVSLTQIHTAVVRISDMATQIASAAEEQASVTTEITRNTEGIRDVSNELAAEAHEAAAQASMLSDLSHELEQEIRRFKL, from the coding sequence ATGAAATTGACACTAAAGCAGAAGCTCATAGGCGCAAGCCTATCAGCGGTAGTGATCATGGCTGCCGCCTTAACCTGGCTGTCCGCAGGACAGCTATCCAATCAAACCCGCAATGGCGTATATGCCCGTGCGCAGAGCCTCGGTGAAGCGGCGGCGCAAGGTATTTCTGACTGGATTTCGATCCGTAAGAATATCGCCAAAGCCTTTAATGACTACAGCGAAGAAAGTGATGTTGTGCCGTATCTACAACAAGCGCGCAAAGCGGGTGGTTTTGACGATATTTTCCTAGGGACACCAGCGGGTGAAATGTACCGCTCACATCCAGAGCGTAACCGTGCCGATTACGATCCTCGCGTGCGTCCTTGGTATAAAGACGCCACTGCAGCGGGTAAGCAGATCATTACCACCGCTTATCAAGATGCGATTACCAACGCGCTGCTGGTGACGATTGCTGAACCTGTGCGTCACAACGGCAAACTGGTTGGTGTGGTGGGTGCCGACGTTCTGATTGATCAATTGATCAATGATGTCATCAGCCTAGATGCGGGCAAAAATGCTCATGCAATGTTGATTGATACACAAGATGGCACTTTCTTAGCACATCCCAATAAAGCGCTTTCGCTTAAGCCTGTGAACACTCTGCTGAAACAATTTACCATGCAGGATATCGAGCGTGCGGCCTCACAAGGCGCAATTGAAGAAGCGATTGTCAATGGCCAGCAAAAGCTGTTCTACTTCGTTAAAGTACCTCAAACCTCTTGGATGTTTGCGATTGAGATGGATCGCGCCACCGAAGAGGCCAGTTTGAGTCAATTGATGCGCGAAATGCTCATCACTGCCACTCTAATCACTGCCGCTGTGATTGCAGCTGTCTACTGGCTGGTGGGCTTTTTGTTCCGCGACCTTGGCCGCGTTTCTCATGCATTGGAAGAAATTGCCTCCGGTGAAGGGGATCTTACTCAGCGCCTAGAGCCGCGCAGTGACGATGAAGTGGGTAAACTGGCGGAGAACTTCAACCGTTTTGTTGGCAACATGCACACTATGGTCAGCAAGTTGAGCGAAGTCTCGGCATCACTGTCTGAACAAGCCAAAATGACCGCACAGCAAGCTGAGGAGCGCAGCCAGCGTATTTCATTGCAGCAAGATGAAATCAACATGGTCGCAACCGCAGTCAACGAAATGGCGGCGGCGACACAAGAAATTGCAGGCAATGCTGATCACACAGCGCAAAATGCGGAAGAAGCGGTGTCTGCGTGTGTTCACGGTTCTTCGCAAGTGACGCAAACGCAAGGCTCTATTCAGAACTTGTCAGAAGAAGTGCAAGTGGCGACCAATGTAATTCAAGAGCTGGAAGCGCACGGCAACAGTATTAATACCATTCTTTCAACCATTCAGGGTATTGCAGAGCAAACGAACTTGCTGGCACTCAATGCGGCGATTGAAGCGGCGCGTGCGGGTGAGCAAGGGCGCGGTTTTGCAGTGGTTGCGGATGAAGTTCGTGTGCTGAGTCAACGCACTCACGCGTCAACGCAAGAGATCCAGCAAACTATCGAGAAGTTGCAGGGCACCACGTCACAGGCGGTTGGCATTATGGACGACAGTCGTGCACTGGCGCTGACCAGCGTTGATGATGCCAACTCGGCGGCGGTAAGCTTAACGCAAATTCATACGGCTGTTGTGCGTATTAGCGATATGGCGACGCAAATTGCATCGGCGGCGGAAGAGCAGGCATCGGTAACCACCGAAATCACGCGCAATACCGAAGGCATTCGCGATGTGTCAAACGAGCTGGCTGCCGAGGCGCATGAAGCGGCGGCGCAAGCCAGCATGTTGTCGGATCTTTCTCATGAACTTGAGCAAGAGATCAGACGCTTTAAGCTGTAA
- a CDS encoding 3'-5' exonuclease produces MSLFKPAPLEWQQKFAQKCQRVQDARLQRFYAQPLPLACTPINELEMVALDFETTGLDARSDDILSIGLVPFDLQRIYLNQAHHWTVRPRQNLSEESIIIHRITHSDIEHAPDLETILDEVLQQLAGKVVVVHYRHIERDFFDAALRQRIGEGIEFPLLDTLQLESDYLSQIKGGWWRRLKGVKLPSLRLAQTRRRYGLPDYSAHHALTDAIATAELLQAQFAHHYDAQSAVGEFWL; encoded by the coding sequence ATGTCGCTATTTAAACCTGCTCCCCTTGAATGGCAGCAAAAGTTTGCGCAAAAATGCCAGCGTGTGCAGGATGCTCGCTTGCAACGCTTCTATGCTCAGCCGCTGCCACTCGCTTGTACACCGATCAACGAGCTTGAGATGGTGGCGTTGGACTTTGAAACCACCGGATTAGACGCACGCAGTGATGATATTCTCTCGATTGGCTTAGTACCGTTTGATCTGCAGCGCATCTACTTAAACCAAGCCCACCATTGGACGGTGCGCCCACGGCAAAACCTCAGCGAGGAGTCGATCATCATTCATCGCATTACCCACAGCGATATTGAGCATGCACCAGATCTCGAGACGATTCTAGACGAGGTATTGCAACAGTTGGCCGGAAAAGTCGTCGTGGTGCATTATCGCCATATCGAGCGAGATTTCTTTGACGCCGCGTTAAGACAGCGTATCGGTGAAGGGATCGAATTTCCGCTGCTGGATACATTACAGCTCGAATCGGATTATCTTAGCCAAATCAAGGGCGGATGGTGGCGGCGCTTAAAAGGCGTCAAACTGCCTTCGCTGCGTCTTGCCCAGACTCGACGACGCTATGGTTTGCCTGACTACAGCGCCCATCATGCATTGACCGATGCCATCGCCACCGCTGAACTATTGCAAGCGCAATTTGCTCATCACTACGATGCGCAAAGTGCCGTCGGCGAGTTCTGGCTTTAG
- a CDS encoding DUF294 nucleotidyltransferase-like domain-containing protein, translated as MDAELTEILNFLSQHAPFSELPEETLLDVIQHIEISYYRKETPIIRSGDEIHDLFMLRSGVVEVYRRKGELYNRLDEGALFGQMALLTNNRVKFPVTAVEDSLLYCIPETIFQSLYDHFDSFADFVEVEKSTRLRQAVLETKEANDLTTSKVRTLLTRDAPTIESTQSIQSAAEMMANEHVSSLLVLDSKAQASSSLAPVVGIITDRDLCTRVLAQGKSPQDAVGSVMTDQVISLDHNAYVYEAMLTMLRHNVHHLPIMQGKKPLGIVEATDIVRYESQSSLLLVSRIFQQQSFEDLAQLAQEVKNSFVRLVNEDANSHMVGSAMSVIGRSFKQRIIELTEERLGPPPIDYCFLALGSMGRDEQLLVTDQDNAIILADSYRAEKHDAYFSQFAELVCDALNECGYKYCTGDIMATNPIWRMTRAQWRDCFADWIDDPNPKALLNASIFFDLDGVYGELAWASQLTDFIVNKAKQTPRFLACLARNALNRTPPLGFFKDFVMEKDGRHNNSINLKRRGTAPLADLIRVHALAVGSSARNSFERLDDVIDAGILPKGRAQNLKDALEFISMVRIRHQAVDVQNGIEPDNNIEPENLSDFERRTLKDAFQILSNAQNFLKFRYQAGNSFK; from the coding sequence ATGGATGCTGAATTAACCGAAATTCTTAACTTTCTCTCGCAACACGCGCCGTTTAGCGAGCTCCCAGAAGAAACTCTGCTCGACGTCATCCAACACATCGAGATTTCTTATTATCGCAAAGAGACGCCTATCATTCGCAGTGGTGATGAAATTCATGATCTTTTTATGCTGCGCAGTGGCGTGGTGGAAGTCTACCGCCGCAAAGGCGAGCTTTACAATCGTTTAGACGAAGGTGCCCTGTTTGGTCAAATGGCGTTGCTCACCAACAACCGAGTCAAATTTCCCGTCACAGCGGTGGAAGATTCGTTGCTCTATTGCATTCCGGAAACCATTTTCCAATCGCTCTACGACCACTTTGATTCCTTCGCAGACTTTGTTGAGGTGGAAAAAAGCACCCGTTTGCGCCAAGCGGTCCTTGAAACTAAAGAAGCGAACGACCTCACGACCTCAAAAGTTCGTACCTTGTTGACCCGTGATGCACCAACCATTGAGAGCACTCAGTCGATCCAAAGTGCCGCGGAGATGATGGCTAATGAACACGTCTCTTCTCTGCTGGTATTAGATTCCAAGGCACAAGCCTCTTCCTCATTGGCCCCCGTGGTCGGTATCATCACAGACCGCGATTTGTGTACCCGTGTATTGGCTCAGGGAAAATCACCGCAAGATGCCGTTGGTAGTGTGATGACAGACCAAGTGATCTCACTGGATCACAACGCCTATGTCTATGAAGCCATGTTGACCATGCTGAGGCACAATGTGCACCATCTGCCTATCATGCAGGGAAAAAAGCCGCTCGGTATTGTCGAAGCGACAGACATTGTCCGTTATGAATCTCAGAGTTCGCTGCTCTTGGTCAGCCGCATTTTTCAACAGCAGAGCTTTGAGGATCTCGCGCAACTGGCGCAAGAAGTAAAAAACAGCTTTGTCCGCCTAGTGAACGAAGATGCCAACTCACACATGGTCGGTAGTGCCATGTCGGTAATTGGCCGCAGTTTCAAGCAGCGCATCATTGAATTGACCGAAGAACGTCTCGGCCCACCACCCATTGACTACTGTTTTCTCGCATTGGGTTCTATGGGGCGCGACGAGCAATTGTTGGTCACCGACCAAGACAACGCGATTATCCTTGCCGACAGCTATCGAGCCGAAAAACACGACGCTTATTTCAGCCAATTTGCCGAGCTAGTGTGTGATGCACTCAACGAGTGTGGCTACAAATATTGTACTGGCGATATTATGGCAACTAACCCGATTTGGCGTATGACACGTGCGCAGTGGCGTGATTGCTTTGCCGACTGGATTGATGACCCCAACCCTAAGGCCCTACTTAACGCCTCAATTTTCTTTGATTTAGATGGCGTTTACGGAGAGCTCGCATGGGCATCACAACTGACCGATTTTATCGTCAACAAAGCCAAACAGACGCCCCGTTTTCTCGCCTGTTTGGCGCGTAACGCCCTGAATCGCACGCCACCACTAGGCTTTTTTAAAGATTTTGTGATGGAGAAAGATGGCCGTCACAACAACTCGATTAACCTCAAACGACGTGGTACTGCGCCATTGGCCGATCTCATTCGCGTCCATGCATTGGCGGTCGGGTCGAGTGCCAGAAACTCATTTGAGAGGCTCGACGATGTGATTGATGCCGGTATTCTGCCTAAAGGGCGCGCGCAAAACCTCAAAGATGCGTTGGAATTTATCTCCATGGTGCGCATTCGTCACCAAGCAGTGGATGTGCAAAACGGTATTGAGCCTGATAACAATATCGAACCCGAAAACCTGTCGGATTTTGAACGCAGAACGCTCAAAGATGCCTTTCAGATCCTAAGCAATGCGCAGAACTTCCTAAAGTTTCGCTATCAAGCTGGCAACAGTTTTAAATAA
- a CDS encoding amino acid aminotransferase — MFEKVVAAPADPILGLTEEFKKDPRQGKINLGVGIYKNEQGETPVLATVKKAEAALVETEKTKSYLTIEGTAEYALAVQKLLFGEDSDILASLRAKTAQAPGGTGALRVAGEFIKRQLGDVKIWISNPTWANHHGVFKAAGLETTEYSYYNAQTKDKDFAAMVADLEKASAGDVVLLHGCCHNPTGIDPTEQEWEVLAKLVAEKGLLPMFDFAYQGFAKGVEEDAQGLRTFAKYNKEILVASSFSKNFGLYNERVGAFTLVAENQDVAETAFSQVKAIIRSIYSNPPAHGSAVVTYILSDAALRAEWEAEVAEMRDRIQEMRELFVATLKAEGVDADFSFIERQNGMFSFSGLNKEQVARLKEEFAIYIVGSGRISVAGMTKENMGPLCKALTQVL; from the coding sequence ATGTTTGAAAAAGTAGTTGCCGCCCCGGCTGACCCGATCCTTGGCCTGACTGAAGAGTTTAAAAAAGACCCTCGTCAGGGGAAAATTAACCTTGGTGTTGGTATTTATAAGAATGAACAAGGTGAGACCCCTGTTCTTGCAACGGTGAAAAAAGCAGAAGCTGCTTTAGTTGAAACCGAGAAAACCAAGTCTTACCTGACTATCGAAGGCACCGCGGAATACGCTCTGGCGGTTCAGAAACTACTTTTCGGTGAGGATTCAGATATCCTCGCTTCTCTACGTGCTAAAACCGCCCAAGCACCGGGTGGTACAGGTGCATTGCGTGTGGCTGGCGAGTTCATCAAGCGCCAACTGGGCGACGTAAAGATCTGGATCAGCAACCCAACTTGGGCAAACCACCACGGTGTGTTTAAAGCCGCTGGCCTTGAAACGACGGAATACAGCTACTACAACGCGCAAACTAAAGACAAAGACTTTGCTGCCATGGTTGCGGATCTAGAAAAAGCCAGTGCTGGTGATGTGGTATTGCTTCACGGATGCTGCCACAACCCGACAGGTATCGACCCAACCGAGCAAGAGTGGGAAGTGCTGGCGAAACTGGTGGCTGAAAAAGGTCTGCTGCCGATGTTCGATTTCGCTTACCAAGGCTTTGCTAAAGGTGTCGAGGAAGATGCGCAAGGTCTGCGTACTTTTGCTAAGTACAACAAAGAGATTCTCGTTGCGAGTTCCTTCTCAAAGAACTTTGGCCTGTACAACGAGCGTGTGGGTGCGTTTACCCTAGTGGCAGAAAACCAAGACGTTGCGGAAACCGCATTCTCTCAAGTGAAAGCCATCATCCGTTCTATCTACTCTAACCCACCTGCGCACGGTAGCGCCGTGGTTACTTACATTCTCAGTGATGCCGCGTTACGTGCTGAGTGGGAAGCGGAAGTGGCAGAAATGCGTGACCGTATTCAAGAGATGCGTGAGCTGTTCGTGGCGACGCTTAAAGCGGAAGGCGTCGATGCCGATTTCAGCTTTATTGAACGCCAAAACGGCATGTTCTCTTTCTCTGGTCTAAACAAAGAGCAAGTAGCGCGCCTCAAAGAAGAATTTGCCATTTACATCGTCGGCTCTGGTCGTATCAGCGTAGCGGGTATGACTAAAGAGAACATGGGCCCTCTATGTAAAGCTCTTACACAAGTGCTGTAA